In one Magallana gigas chromosome 9, xbMagGiga1.1, whole genome shotgun sequence genomic region, the following are encoded:
- the LOC105349106 gene encoding uncharacterized protein, whose translation MKCLLFTLMMGTVLSQTYHHHDIEMFIDGTFKYVDTDHDGVMVKGELAAVFDYLDVDHDGKLSYAEYTKYDGASAESQLTHDVFNHFDTNKDGFLQRTEYVDTLFSQMDHNGDGQVTRHDYDHFFTNVIHHEMHQGHNGHNGR comes from the exons ATGAAGTGCTTACTCTTTACGCTCATGATGGGAACTGTGCTTTC ACAGACGTACCATCACCATGACATAGAAATGTTTATAGACGGAACTTTTAAATACGTAGATACCGACCACGATGGTGTGATGGTTAAGGGGGAACTCGCTGCAGTATTTGACTACTTAGATGTTGATc ATGACGGCAAACTTTCCTATGCTGAATATACAAAATACGACGGAGCATCTGCTGAAAGCCAACTTACTCACGATGTTTTCAACCACTTTGATACTAACAAGGACGGTTTCTTGCAAAGAACTGAATACGTTGATACATTGTTCAGCCAAATGGACCACAATG GCGACGGCCAGGTGACCAGACATGATTATGACCATTTCTTTACCAAT GTGATTCATCATGAGATGCACCAAGGACACAACGGACACAACGGTCgataa
- the LOC105349105 gene encoding uncharacterized protein translates to MQLHAVAFASFISIVLSQSHHHDIALAVDRTFDLVDFNPKDGHLQYQELSMGFDYMDTNDDGVLSFEEYINVTNSDPIQRDIFNHYDTNKDGVLQKTEYVDTPFRAMDHNGDNVVTRHDYDHFYTNMIHHILQQQHGHNGR, encoded by the exons ATGCAGTTACATGCTGTAGCGTTTGCCAGTTTTATCTCCATAGTGCTTTC TCAAAGTCATCATCATGACATTGCTTTAGCTGTGGATAGGACTTTTGATTTAGTTGATTTCAACCCCAAGGACGGACACTTACAATACCAGGAGCTAAGCATGGGATTCGATTATATGGACACTAATG ACGATGGCGTGCTTTCATTTGAGGAATACATCAATGTTACAAACTCTGACCCAATTCAGCGAGATATCTTCAACCACTATGATACAAACAAAGATGGAGTCCTTCAGAAAACAGAATATGTTGACACTCCATTCAGAGCAATGGACCACAATG GGGACAACGTAGTGACAAGACATGATTATGATCACTTCTACACCAAT ATGATTCATCATATTCTACAGCAGCAACACGGGCATAATGGACGTTAG